In the genome of Microbacterium endophyticum, one region contains:
- a CDS encoding MFS transporter, with product MSSASPAAPNTTAAPLNPRSRVITASLVGTTIEFYDFYAYATAAVLVFPVLFFPTGNDTTSLLSSFAVFGAAMVARPIGAVVFGHFGDRVGRKTTLVVSLLTMGIATFLIGCLPTFADIGWWAALLLLVLRLAQGFALGGEWSGAALVATENAPRGKRAWYGTFPQLGAPIGFIIANMVFLTINWALPHPDGALQRSEAFLAWGWRVPFLFSAVMVFIGLWVRLRLVESEAFVKAEKKGAIRKFPLGFVIRRHWKNLILGTFIMLATYVLFYLMTNFTLSYGTKAADLSTASAAAQAAAEAAGKSFDATAFAEQFYPGLGFGYIDFVLMQIIGVVFFGIFTLLSGPIADAIGRRKLLIWVTVGIIVFGLSFNLFLMPYADAKFTGALVQAFLVFGFVLMGATFGPMGALLPELFPTNVRYSGSAIAYNMSSILGAAVAPLIAVWLWAAADGEPWLVGLYLSAMGVLTLIALLLSKETKDVDYDDDGSLGVGATASL from the coding sequence ATCCCCTGCCGCGCCCAACACCACTGCTGCCCCGCTCAATCCGCGCTCGCGCGTCATCACGGCCAGTCTTGTCGGCACGACGATCGAGTTCTACGACTTCTATGCGTATGCGACAGCCGCAGTCCTCGTCTTTCCGGTCCTGTTCTTTCCGACGGGGAATGACACCACGTCACTGCTCTCGTCGTTCGCCGTTTTTGGCGCGGCGATGGTTGCCCGCCCCATTGGCGCCGTCGTGTTCGGTCACTTCGGCGACAGAGTCGGACGCAAAACAACCCTGGTTGTTTCGCTCCTCACGATGGGAATCGCCACATTCCTGATCGGATGTCTTCCCACATTTGCCGACATCGGCTGGTGGGCAGCTCTTCTCTTGCTCGTGCTGCGACTGGCGCAGGGGTTCGCACTGGGCGGAGAGTGGTCAGGAGCAGCGCTCGTTGCGACCGAGAACGCACCCAGGGGAAAGCGCGCGTGGTACGGCACGTTCCCACAGCTCGGTGCACCCATCGGTTTCATCATCGCCAACATGGTGTTCTTGACGATCAACTGGGCTCTCCCTCACCCAGATGGGGCTCTGCAGCGTTCAGAAGCATTCCTTGCCTGGGGCTGGCGCGTCCCATTTCTCTTCTCGGCGGTCATGGTGTTCATTGGGCTGTGGGTGCGGTTACGCCTCGTTGAATCCGAAGCCTTCGTGAAGGCGGAGAAGAAGGGCGCCATTCGCAAGTTCCCGCTCGGGTTTGTGATCCGTCGCCACTGGAAGAACCTCATCCTCGGCACGTTCATCATGCTTGCGACCTACGTGCTCTTCTACCTGATGACAAACTTCACGCTCTCTTACGGCACGAAAGCGGCAGATCTTTCTACAGCGTCGGCGGCTGCTCAGGCTGCGGCGGAGGCCGCGGGCAAGTCCTTCGATGCAACAGCGTTCGCAGAGCAGTTCTACCCCGGTCTCGGATTCGGATACATCGACTTCGTGCTCATGCAAATCATCGGTGTGGTGTTCTTCGGTATCTTTACGTTGCTTTCTGGCCCGATTGCCGATGCGATCGGTCGCCGGAAGCTCCTCATTTGGGTCACAGTCGGCATCATCGTCTTCGGGCTGTCGTTCAACCTGTTCCTCATGCCATACGCAGATGCGAAATTCACGGGCGCTCTCGTGCAGGCGTTCCTGGTCTTCGGCTTCGTATTGATGGGTGCAACATTCGGACCGATGGGCGCGTTGCTACCGGAGCTGTTTCCGACGAACGTCCGCTATTCGGGCTCAGCGATCGCGTACAACATGTCGTCGATCCTCGGCGCGGCCGTGGCTCCCCTCATCGCGGTGTGGCTGTGGGCCGCAGCCGACGGCGAGCCCTGGCTTGTCGGACTGTACCTGTCTGCGATGGGCGTTCTGACCCTCATCGCACTGCTGCTGTCGAAGGAAACGAAAGACGTCGACTACGACGACGACGGTTCACTAGGCGTCGGAGCGACCGCATCGCTTTAG